Proteins encoded within one genomic window of Calditrichota bacterium:
- a CDS encoding 3'-5' exonuclease, which produces MRLDLKRPLVFFDLETTGLDTSSARIVEIAILKLFPDGSQDTFLTLVDPEIPIPASATQIHGINNFDVMDKPPFREIARDVYEIIKDSDLAGYNLTNYDIPILINEFRRAGIDYSTENVNVVDVLTIFRRKERRDLSAAYRFYCHKELEDAHSALKDAQATFEILKAQTEKYDDLPQTAEDLHSFCNQRNDRFVDPDRKFYWDNGIACFNFGKYRGKPLEKIVASNPDYLQWMLNQDFSEPTRQIIRSALKGKFPVQKNESAENGD; this is translated from the coding sequence ATGAGGCTTGATCTCAAGCGACCGTTAGTCTTTTTCGATCTGGAAACCACCGGATTGGATACGAGTAGCGCGCGCATCGTCGAAATTGCCATTTTGAAATTATTTCCTGACGGGTCGCAGGATACTTTTCTCACGCTTGTCGATCCGGAAATTCCCATTCCCGCCAGCGCGACGCAGATTCACGGCATCAATAATTTTGACGTCATGGACAAACCTCCATTTCGTGAAATTGCCAGGGACGTTTATGAAATAATCAAAGACAGCGACCTTGCCGGCTACAATCTCACCAATTACGACATTCCGATTTTGATCAATGAATTCAGGCGGGCGGGAATTGACTATTCCACGGAAAATGTGAATGTCGTGGATGTGCTGACGATTTTCCGGCGCAAAGAACGCCGCGATTTGAGTGCTGCTTACCGTTTTTATTGCCACAAAGAATTAGAAGACGCGCACAGCGCGCTAAAGGACGCGCAGGCGACATTTGAGATTTTAAAAGCGCAGACTGAAAAATATGACGATCTGCCGCAGACAGCGGAAGACCTTCATAGTTTTTGCAATCAACGGAACGATCGTTTTGTCGATCCTGACAGAAAATTTTATTGGGATAACGGCATCGCCTGCTTTAATTTCGGAAAGTACCGTGGGAAACCGCTGGAAAAAATTGTGGCTTCAAATCCCGACTATTTGCAGTGGATGCTGAATCAGGATTTTTCTGAGCCCACTCGCCAAATCATCAGATCAGCGCTCAAAGGAAAATTTCCCGTTCAAAAAAATGAATCTGCTGAAAACGGTGATTGA